The following coding sequences lie in one Sedimentibacter sp. MB35-C1 genomic window:
- a CDS encoding Panacea domain-containing protein, protein MYDVIKLANYVISFCVKNGNPISNLQLQKILYYIQGYFYKHFEEFAFDEDIVAWKLGPVVPDVYYEYNHYISRPIKEEYKPCELPLILDSHRDVVDKVILKKYKKSPWDLVNDTHSELPWKETKALGGINSVIEKKLIIEYFENKDI, encoded by the coding sequence GTGTATGATGTAATAAAATTAGCTAATTATGTTATTAGTTTTTGTGTGAAAAACGGAAATCCGATAAGCAATTTACAACTACAGAAAATACTTTATTATATTCAAGGCTATTTCTACAAACATTTTGAGGAGTTCGCATTTGATGAAGATATAGTAGCGTGGAAATTAGGCCCTGTTGTTCCAGATGTTTATTATGAATATAATCATTATATATCAAGACCAATTAAAGAGGAATATAAGCCGTGCGAATTACCGTTGATTTTAGATAGTCATAGAGATGTTGTAGATAAGGTGATTTTAAAAAAATATAAAAAATCACCTTGGGATTTAGTAAATGATACTCATAGTGAATTGCCCTGGAAGGAAACGAAGGCTTTAGGCGGAATAAATTCAGTAATTGAAAAAAAATTAATAATTGAGTATTTTGAGAATAAAGATATATAG
- a CDS encoding stalk domain-containing protein produces the protein MKRFRDIFIGVLIGCMLVATPVLADSILTKIDVVLNGINVQVDGEDVQVDSILYNGSTYLPMRKIAELVGKDVNWTQETKTANIIEKTEIKEGDSVIEQPIENYKVIKKDEDEKLLIVEKDGKEYYSWIQIARLIKEFDFYLTYGFNEFALWNKDGTFPTEFIKVDKDNYIKINVNYYISKDYYETTILPLIK, from the coding sequence GTGAAAAGATTTAGAGACATTTTTATTGGCGTTTTAATAGGATGTATGCTTGTAGCTACTCCTGTGTTGGCAGATAGTATATTAACGAAAATAGATGTGGTTTTAAACGGAATAAATGTTCAAGTTGACGGAGAAGATGTTCAGGTTGACAGCATTTTATACAATGGATCAACCTACCTTCCAATGCGTAAAATAGCTGAATTAGTTGGCAAAGATGTTAATTGGACTCAAGAAACTAAAACAGCTAATATAATTGAAAAAACAGAAATAAAAGAAGGTGATTCTGTGATAGAACAACCGATAGAAAATTATAAAGTTATAAAAAAAGATGAAGATGAAAAACTTTTGATTGTTGAAAAAGACGGGAAAGAGTATTATTCGTGGATTCAAATTGCACGATTAATAAAAGAATTTGATTTTTACTTAACTTATGGTTTTAATGAATTTGCATTGTGGAATAAAGATGGTACTTTTCCTACTGAATTTATAAAAGTAGATAAGGACAATTATATAAAAATTAATGTAAATTATTATATTTCTAAAGATTACTACGAAACTACTATATTGCCGTTGATTAAATAA
- a CDS encoding DUF2383 domain-containing protein → MDNKVELIKSLNELLQGEYMAIESFNNFINRVEEKNIKTAFQDIQKQHRKNTETLANYIQNIGGRPDENLGIKGKMGDIMLNMELGSSLDYEVIKKAIVGETKGVNMAEKVLRGNLDNESRNVAGEILQHDRESIKKLKGLR, encoded by the coding sequence TTGGACAATAAAGTAGAATTAATAAAATCACTTAATGAACTATTGCAGGGCGAATATATGGCAATAGAGAGTTTTAATAATTTTATTAACAGAGTAGAAGAGAAGAATATCAAAACAGCTTTTCAAGACATTCAAAAACAACACAGGAAGAATACCGAGACTTTAGCAAACTACATTCAAAACATAGGAGGTAGACCAGACGAAAATCTCGGTATAAAAGGAAAGATGGGAGATATTATGCTAAATATGGAATTAGGCTCAAGTTTAGATTATGAAGTCATTAAAAAGGCCATTGTTGGGGAAACAAAAGGCGTAAATATGGCAGAAAAAGTTTTAAGAGGTAATTTAGATAATGAATCGAGAAATGTAGCAGGTGAAATATTGCAACATGATAGAGAGTCAATAAAGAAATTAAAGGGGCTAAGATAG
- a CDS encoding ImmA/IrrE family metallo-endopeptidase, producing the protein MTSYEELLQTADDEGIEVIEFTFKSDIKGLYSDNCIAISRKLNTTKEKKCVLAEELGHYYTSEGNIIDLKNITNRKQEKQARKWSFEKLLPLKSIIKASFAGCTNLYELSEYLDITEECLKEALVYYQGKYGLYTEVDNHCIYFNPLTVCKYKFKN; encoded by the coding sequence ATGACTTCATATGAAGAATTATTGCAGACCGCAGATGATGAAGGTATTGAAGTAATAGAATTTACCTTTAAAAGTGATATCAAAGGATTATATTCTGATAATTGCATAGCAATAAGCCGTAAGTTGAATACTACTAAAGAAAAAAAATGCGTACTTGCCGAAGAACTTGGCCACTATTATACATCTGAAGGAAATATTATAGACTTAAAAAATATTACTAACCGAAAACAGGAAAAGCAAGCCAGAAAATGGTCTTTTGAGAAACTCCTGCCGTTAAAATCAATTATAAAAGCTTCCTTTGCCGGCTGTACAAATCTGTATGAATTGTCAGAGTACTTGGATATTACAGAAGAATGCCTTAAAGAAGCATTGGTATACTATCAAGGCAAGTATGGTCTTTACACGGAAGTGGACAATCACTGTATATACTTCAATCCTCTTACAGTTTGTAAATATAAATTTAAAAACTAA
- a CDS encoding XRE family transcriptional regulator: protein MSVESELKNLILNKYKSLREFAIKIDMPYSTMDTILKRGVDKANINNIIKICKELNIDTESLGEGRIEHKQHERHVNTIAAHKNEIDVDWTEEELEDIENFKKYVLSKRKNRE, encoded by the coding sequence GTGTCGGTAGAATCAGAATTGAAAAATTTAATTTTAAATAAATATAAAAGCTTAAGAGAATTTGCAATTAAAATTGACATGCCCTATTCAACAATGGATACCATATTGAAAAGAGGGGTTGATAAGGCAAATATAAACAACATTATAAAGATATGCAAAGAACTAAATATTGACACAGAATCTCTTGGTGAAGGCCGAATTGAACACAAACAACATGAAAGACATGTTAATACCATAGCTGCACACAAGAATGAAATTGATGTTGATTGGACAGAAGAAGAGCTAGAAGATATTGAAAATTTCAAAAAATATGTTCTTAGTAAACGAAAAAATAGGGAATAA
- a CDS encoding DUF6838 family protein, whose protein sequence is MIENLKQSIVDKLIELYPEYAVYDEEMPQGTNEKSFFIAITGQDYGKRFNNKFKSSVSFDIAYFSNEEAGKIKADCQNVQISLLRNFDSAGIYRVLNKKAAITDNVLHFTFNVTFYEIREEISDKMQRQQTNTNN, encoded by the coding sequence ATGATAGAAAATTTAAAACAATCTATTGTTGATAAACTTATTGAATTGTATCCGGAATATGCAGTTTATGACGAAGAAATGCCGCAGGGCACTAATGAAAAATCATTTTTTATAGCCATTACCGGTCAAGATTACGGTAAGAGGTTTAATAATAAGTTCAAGAGCTCAGTGTCTTTTGATATTGCATATTTCAGCAATGAGGAAGCAGGGAAAATAAAAGCAGATTGCCAGAATGTTCAAATATCCTTGCTTAGAAATTTTGATTCGGCAGGAATATACAGGGTCTTAAATAAGAAGGCAGCAATAACAGATAATGTGCTGCATTTTACTTTTAATGTCACTTTTTATGAAATAAGAGAAGAGATATCAGATAAAATGCAGAGACAGCAAACAAATACAAATAATTAA
- a CDS encoding phage tail sheath C-terminal domain-containing protein, with product MAGTWENQNKILPGAYMNFLTSAPLSITPGDRGTVILLQEMSAGTVGEMYNVTATENNYPDGVEESDRILAKEALKGAKTVIIYNLGSEHSAEDITNALTALKTVQFNVMAYPYDGTEYDANKLTIATWIKSMRDDEGKKIQTVFANYEADSEASINVTQGVKLSDGTSLTASQAVAWVSGITAGAGINKSNTGRKYAGAVDIVPRMTKSEMEAAVTAGKFIFKVDSAQNVTAVYDINSLITETVEKGKMFKKNRVVRTLDGINNDVVEIFESNYAGKINNNADGRSLLRATLIEYFNELQRLNAIQNFTAEDITVSSGNDSDAVVIDCYIQPVDSVEKIYITVNLA from the coding sequence ATGGCAGGAACATGGGAAAATCAAAATAAAATACTACCGGGAGCTTACATGAATTTTCTTACCAGTGCACCGTTATCTATTACACCGGGTGACAGAGGAACTGTAATTTTATTGCAGGAAATGAGTGCAGGCACAGTCGGAGAAATGTATAACGTTACGGCAACGGAAAATAACTATCCGGATGGAGTGGAAGAATCCGATAGAATTTTGGCAAAAGAGGCATTGAAAGGGGCAAAAACCGTAATAATATATAATTTGGGGTCAGAGCATAGTGCGGAAGATATTACAAATGCATTAACAGCTCTTAAGACCGTTCAATTTAATGTTATGGCATATCCGTATGATGGAACGGAATATGATGCAAACAAGCTTACAATAGCTACATGGATAAAATCAATGCGAGATGATGAAGGAAAGAAAATACAGACAGTATTTGCAAATTACGAAGCTGATTCGGAAGCATCAATAAACGTTACGCAGGGAGTTAAATTGTCCGACGGAACATCTTTAACAGCATCACAGGCTGTAGCGTGGGTTTCGGGCATAACAGCGGGAGCAGGAATAAATAAATCAAATACAGGCAGAAAATATGCGGGAGCTGTTGATATAGTACCTCGCATGACAAAATCAGAAATGGAAGCGGCTGTTACCGCAGGCAAATTTATTTTTAAGGTTGATTCTGCTCAGAACGTTACAGCAGTATATGATATCAATTCACTTATTACCGAAACTGTGGAAAAAGGAAAAATGTTTAAGAAAAACCGCGTCGTAAGAACACTGGACGGTATAAATAATGATGTTGTTGAGATCTTTGAATCAAACTATGCAGGAAAAATCAACAACAACGCTGATGGCAGATCCTTGCTTCGCGCGACGTTGATTGAATATTTCAATGAACTTCAAAGACTAAATGCAATTCAGAATTTTACTGCAGAGGACATAACAGTATCCTCAGGAAATGATTCGGATGCGGTTGTTATTGAT